The proteins below come from a single Geobacillus thermoleovorans genomic window:
- a CDS encoding HD-GYP domain-containing protein translates to MVRVKRSQLREGCVLAEDVLGKTKRPIIPKNTVITKPLLLVLEKFLVEEVDVEPLLANGEPFPNVDSASTAVAKQPMAFYLEAVQRYKTWFQSWQAGLPVDIGEIRGVIISLFERMAGQKRELLMLHHYATKDEYLHHHAVSVGLLAGFLAMQLGYSEGECHQIALAGVLADCGMAKVSKRILTNPSALTEAEFNEVKQHPVFSYRMVQKIPALNHGAKLAVLQHHERNDGSGYPLGVKAERIHPYSQIVAVADVYHAMTSERLYRRKQSPFRAIETMQREQFGKLSTEAVAALVNNLIGLQTGAVVKLSNGEMAEVMFIPSDEPARPIVKIIETGQLLSLSVQRDIYIEEMVQG, encoded by the coding sequence ATGGTCCGTGTGAAACGCTCCCAGCTTCGCGAAGGATGCGTGCTCGCTGAAGATGTGCTCGGCAAGACGAAACGTCCAATTATACCGAAAAACACCGTGATCACGAAACCGTTGCTACTCGTACTTGAAAAATTCCTCGTTGAGGAAGTGGACGTTGAACCATTGCTTGCTAACGGTGAACCATTTCCCAACGTCGATTCCGCATCAACGGCGGTTGCCAAACAGCCGATGGCCTTCTACTTAGAGGCGGTCCAACGATACAAAACATGGTTTCAATCGTGGCAAGCCGGTTTGCCGGTTGATATCGGCGAAATCAGAGGGGTCATCATTTCGCTTTTTGAACGAATGGCGGGCCAAAAACGGGAGTTGCTTATGTTGCATCATTACGCAACAAAGGACGAATATTTGCACCATCATGCCGTCAGCGTCGGGCTGCTCGCGGGCTTTTTGGCCATGCAGCTTGGATACAGCGAAGGGGAATGCCACCAAATCGCCCTTGCCGGTGTGCTAGCAGACTGTGGCATGGCGAAAGTAAGTAAGAGAATTTTGACAAATCCGTCGGCGCTCACTGAAGCCGAGTTCAATGAAGTAAAGCAGCACCCTGTCTTCAGCTACCGCATGGTGCAAAAAATCCCTGCGCTAAACCATGGGGCAAAACTTGCTGTGTTGCAACATCATGAACGAAATGACGGCAGCGGCTACCCGCTCGGAGTAAAAGCAGAAAGAATTCACCCTTACAGCCAGATCGTTGCCGTCGCTGATGTCTACCATGCCATGACTTCAGAACGGTTATACCGTCGCAAACAGTCGCCGTTTCGGGCCATTGAAACGATGCAAAGGGAGCAGTTCGGCAAACTGAGTACAGAAGCTGTCGCCGCGCTGGTGAACAATCTCATCGGCCTACAAACAGGAGCCGTCGTCAAACTCTCCAACGGCGAAATGGCTGAAGTTATGTTTATTCCTTCGGACGAGCCAGCCCGGCCGATCGTCAAGATCATCGAAACCGGACAGTTGCTGTCACTAAGCGTTCAGCGGGACATATATATCGAGGAAATGGTGCAAGGTTGA